The Anaeromyxobacter diazotrophicus genome contains the following window.
GAACCGGCCGCTCGGCTGCGGCGAGCCCTGCGCCGCCGGCGACGCCTGCCGCGCCGGGCTGACCTGCAGCGGCGGGACCTGCCAGGCCATCGCCGGGTGCGCGGCCTGGATGCAGAGCTTCGGCTCCGCCTGCAGGTTCGAGCCCGGCTACCCCGGCACCTGCGCGCAGTCGCTCGCGGGCGGCCGGTGCTGGGTGGCGCCCGGGCTCAGCGGCGAGGCCGCCGAGGTGGGATACTGCACCGCGCCGTGCGCCACGGGCGCCCAGTGCCCCACCTCGTACGCCTGCGACGCCACGGCCGGCGTCTGCGTGAGGTGACTTTCCCGGCGAGGTGAGCGAGCCTGCGGCCGCCCCGGACGGAATGGCCGGGGCGCTCCGCCGGTTGGTCCGGACGCGCCGCACCCGCTCGCCGGGGCAGCCGGCCGCAACCGCGGCCCCGCCGCGCGGGTTTGAATGCCGCGGCCCTCCACGAGGTCAGGTCACCATGAAGATCGCCGGCAAGCTCCTCGTCTTCGCGCTCGCTCTCTCCGCGGCGGGCGCCGCCCAGGCCGCGCCCCGCGGCTACTACTACCCGCAGCCCTCGTACTACGCGCCCCCGCAGAACGCGCTGCGGCTGCAGATCGGCGGGGCGGGGCTCTCCACGCCGACCGGCTACCTGTGCGACCCGTACTACTGCAGCACCGTCTCGGACACCTGGTCCGCGCTGGCGCTCGGCGGCGAGGTGGACCTCGCGCTCGGCCGCCGCGGGATCGTCAACTTCACCATCGGCGCGCACGAGCTCTTCGCCCAGCACGCCAGCGGCTACCCCAACATCTTCGAGCCGTGGGCGGGCCTCACCTTCAAGTTCATGCGCGGGGCCGAGGTGCAGCCGCGCCTGCTGGTCGGGCTGGGGCTGCTCTTCGCGGAGGGCGGGAACAGCGGCGCCTCGCTGCGCGCCGGCGGCGGCCTCACGCTCTTCGCCAACGCGCCGGTCGGGCTGGCGGTGGACCTCGTCATCGACGGCGGGCGGGTCGGGGACGCGGACCTGACGCAGGTGCAGTTCCTCATCGGGCCCGAGCTGCACTTCTAGGCGCCAAGCCGCGCGGGGCGAGGGGAGGCGACTTCGACCGCGACCCCGACCTCGACCTCGACCTCGACCTCGACCAACCTCGACCTCGACCGCGATCCCGACCGCGACCTGCGGACGGCCACGCCCGCCAGCGGGCGGCGGGGTGGCCCTCCGAAGGAGCGGAGGCCGACCTGCGTGAGACTCCCGCCCGCCGTACTGCCGCCAGCAACGCCGGTGCCGCGCCGACGCGCGGACCTCGTGCGCCGTGCCGGCGCGGCACGATGCGTTGCCCGGCCTCCGCGCGTTTCTGGGCCGGCCGCCGTACGAACCCGGTAGGTCGTCCGGAGCGACGCCGGCGGGCCACCCCGCCGCCCGCTCGGAACCGCCGCCAGCGATTCGCGAGGTCGGGCGGGGCTCGAGCGGCCCCCCGCTGGGCCGGGCGAGGGGAGACGCGACCGCGACCGCGACCGCGACCCCGACCTCGACCTCGACGTCGACCGCGACCTCGACCCCGACCGCGACCGCGACCACGACCGCGACCGCGACGCGACGCGACGCGGCGCCGGCGGAGCGCACCTCGCCGGCGGTGCGTGTTAACCTCGCGGCCTCATGCGCACCGAGAACCTGGCGGTGATGTTCACCGACATCGAGGGCTTCACCGCCAGGACCAGCCGGCAGACGCACCAGGAGAACGCGCTCATGCTGCGGCGCCACGACGCGCTGCTCATGCCGGTGGTGCGCGCGTTCGGCGGCCGCCACGTGAAGAGCATCGGCGACGCGTGGTTGGTGGTGTTCCGGTCGCCCACGAGCAGCATCCTGTGCGGCATGGCCATCCAGGACCGGCTCTGGGACTACAACCGCCGCGTCACCGGCGACGAGCAGATCCGGGTGCGGGTGGCGGTGAACCTGGGCGAGGTGCGGGTGACGCGCACGCTCGGCGCCACCGACGTGCTCGGCGAGCCGGTCAACATCGCGGCGCGCGTGGAGGGCGAGGCACAGGCGGGGGAGGTGCTCTTCACCGAGGCCGTGCACCTCGCCATGAACAAGGCGGAGGTGCCGGCGCAGGAGGTCGGCTACCGCCAGCTCAAGGGCGTGCCGGAGCCCATCCGGCTCTACCGCGCCGCCCCCGGTCCGGTCGCGCTCACCCCCACCAACTCGGCCGCCGCCGCGCCCGAGGCCGTGGAGCAGCCGCCCTTCGGGAACCACGCGCTCTCGCGGGTGAAGGGGCTCGGAGCGGCCGACCCTCGGGAGATCCTGCGGCAGGCGCCCGCGGCGCCCGACCTGCCCGACCTGGCCGACCTGGCGGGGCGGCTCGGGCGCGCCGGCGCCGAGGCGCTGCCGGGCCTGGCGGGGCGGCTGGGCCGGGTGGGGGCGACGCTGCCGGCGCTGGCGGGCCGGCTGGGCCAGGCCGGGGCGGCGCTGCCGCGCCGCGGCCGGCTGCTCGCGGCGGCGGTGGCCGGGCTGCTCGCGCTGGCGGCGGTGGCGTGGGCGGTCGTGCCCTCGCGGCCGGAGCGGCTCATCGAGGCGGGGCGGTTCGAGGAGGCGCGCCAGGCCATCGGCGCGCTGGCGGAGAAGCGCGGGTCGGACGACGCGGAGGTGCTCTACCTCGAGGGGCGGCTCTCGGAGGAGCGCTGGCACCGCGGCCAGGGCGGCCCGCGCGAGGCGTTCCAGCTCTACGGGCGCGCGCTGGCCGCCGGCAGCGGCGCGGCGGCAGGCGCCCTCGAGCGGGCGGCGGAGTCGAAGGACTGTGGCACCCGCCGCCTGGCGGCACGCGCGCTGGCGGACTCGCACAGCCCCAAGGCGAGGAGCGCGCTCAGGACGCTCGCCTCCGCCGAGCCGGAAGAGCCGGAGGCCCAGGACGCGCTCGAGAAGGTGAAGCGGATCTTCGGCGGCGGCGGCCGGTGCGGGGCGGGGGACCTGGCCCGCGACGCGCTCCGGGCGCTCGAGGAGGAGCGGTGACGGGCCGGAGGCGCGGCCGCGCCGTCGAGAGCGGCCTCGACGCGCTGGTGGCGGAGCGGTTCCGGCCCCTGCGCGGGCTCGCGGTGGGCCTGGTGTGCAACCCGACCGCCGTCGACCGGCGGCTCCGCCACGCGGCCGACCTCCTCCACGGCGCGGCGGGGGTGAAGCTGGCGCGGCTCTTCGGTCCCGAGCACGGCGTCCGCGGCGACGCGCAGTACATGGCGGCGGTGGGGGACGAGCGGGACCGGCGCACCGGCCTGCCGGTGCACTCGCTCTACGGCGCCACCCGCGCCTCGCTCACCCCCACGCCCGAGCAGCTGGCCGGCCTCGACGCGCTCGTCTTCGACATCCAGGACGTCGGCGCCCGCTACTACACGTACCAGGCGACGATGATGCTCTGCATGGAGGCGGCGGCGGCGGCCGGGCTGCGCTTCCTCGTGCTCGACCGGCCGAACCCCATCGGCGGCGCCGAGCTGGAGGGGCCGCGGCTCACCGCCGGCTTCGAGAGCTTCTGCGGGCTGCACGACCTGGCGCCGCGGCACGGGATGACGGTGGGCGAGCTGGCGGAGCTGTTCCGCGCCGAGCGGGGGCTCGACCTCGACCTCGAGGTGGTGGAGTGCCGCGGCTGGCGCCGCGGGATGCACCAGCGCGAGACGGGGCTCCCCTGGGTCTTCCCGTCGCCGAACATGCCGACGCCCGAGGCGGCGCTCGTCTACCCGGGGATGTGCCTGCTCGAGGGGACGAACCTCTCCGAGGGGCGCGGGACGACGCGGCCCTTCGAGCTCTTCGGGGCGCCGTGGCTCGACGGCGACGCGCTGGTGGCGGCGCTCCAGGCGGAGCGGCTGCCCGGGGTCGCGTTCCGGCCCGTGAGCTTCGTGCCGACCTTCGACAAGCACCGCGGCGTCCGGTGCCACGGCGCCGAGCTGTGCGTCACCGACCGCGAGGCGTTCCGCCCGTTCCGCACCGGCGTCGCCTGCGTCGCCGCCGCCCGGCGGCTCGACCCGGAGGCGTTCCGCTGGCGCACCGAGGCGTACGAGTTCGTGGAGGGGATCCCCGCCTTCGACCTCCTGTGCGGGTCCGCGCGCGAGCGGGAGGGGATCGAGCGCGGGCTCGCCGTGGCCGAGCTCGCCCGGGCGTGGCGCCCCGAGGAGCGGGCCTTCGCCGCGCGCCGCCGGCGCTTCCTGCGCTATCGCGGTTAGAATGCGGGGCGTGGTCCGCATCGGCCTGGTGAGCGACTCGTGGGGGGACACGCCGCTCCTGGCGCGCGCGCTGGCCGCGCTCGACCAGGCGGGCGCGGAGCGCACCTTCTTCCTGGGCGGCTGCTGGGCCGACGTCGACGCGGCGCTTGCGCCGCCCCTCGCCCCGCCGGGCGCCGCCCGGATCCGGGCGCGGTTGGTGCGGGTGGCGAGCCGGAGCTGCCCCGAGCGCGCCTCCGCCGGGGCGCCGGGCAAGGTGATCGAGCTCATCGGCGGTGCGCTCGGCTACCTGGTGAGCGACAAGGCCGACCTCACCCGCGACGAGATCGAGAGCGCGACCTTCCTCCTCCACGGCGGGGCCGGGGAGGCCGGGCTGGTGCGGATCGGGCCGCGCTTCTTCGTGACGCCGGGGCGGCTCGCGCCACCTCAGGGCGCGCCGGGCGCGGGGAGCTGGGCGCTGCTCGAGGTGGACGGCCCGCGGGTCGGCCTGGTGGTGCACGGCGCCGACGGCGCGGAGCGGACGCGCCTCGCCGAGCAGCTCCCCCCGGGCGCGCAGGTGAAGATCCAGTGACCGCCCGGCGGCGCGAGGTGGCGCTCCTCGGCGGCTCCTTCAACCCGCCGCACGTCGCGCACCTCATGGCGGC
Protein-coding sequences here:
- a CDS encoding adenylate/guanylate cyclase domain-containing protein — translated: MRTENLAVMFTDIEGFTARTSRQTHQENALMLRRHDALLMPVVRAFGGRHVKSIGDAWLVVFRSPTSSILCGMAIQDRLWDYNRRVTGDEQIRVRVAVNLGEVRVTRTLGATDVLGEPVNIAARVEGEAQAGEVLFTEAVHLAMNKAEVPAQEVGYRQLKGVPEPIRLYRAAPGPVALTPTNSAAAAPEAVEQPPFGNHALSRVKGLGAADPREILRQAPAAPDLPDLADLAGRLGRAGAEALPGLAGRLGRVGATLPALAGRLGQAGAALPRRGRLLAAAVAGLLALAAVAWAVVPSRPERLIEAGRFEEARQAIGALAEKRGSDDAEVLYLEGRLSEERWHRGQGGPREAFQLYGRALAAGSGAAAGALERAAESKDCGTRRLAARALADSHSPKARSALRTLASAEPEEPEAQDALEKVKRIFGGGGRCGAGDLARDALRALEEER
- a CDS encoding exo-beta-N-acetylmuramidase NamZ family protein, whose product is MTGRRRGRAVESGLDALVAERFRPLRGLAVGLVCNPTAVDRRLRHAADLLHGAAGVKLARLFGPEHGVRGDAQYMAAVGDERDRRTGLPVHSLYGATRASLTPTPEQLAGLDALVFDIQDVGARYYTYQATMMLCMEAAAAAGLRFLVLDRPNPIGGAELEGPRLTAGFESFCGLHDLAPRHGMTVGELAELFRAERGLDLDLEVVECRGWRRGMHQRETGLPWVFPSPNMPTPEAALVYPGMCLLEGTNLSEGRGTTRPFELFGAPWLDGDALVAALQAERLPGVAFRPVSFVPTFDKHRGVRCHGAELCVTDREAFRPFRTGVACVAAARRLDPEAFRWRTEAYEFVEGIPAFDLLCGSAREREGIERGLAVAELARAWRPEERAFAARRRRFLRYRG